From a single Nicotiana tomentosiformis chromosome 2, ASM39032v3, whole genome shotgun sequence genomic region:
- the LOC104097594 gene encoding transcription factor RAX2-like: MGRAPCCDKENVKRGPWSPEEDAKLKEYIDKYGTGGNWIALPQKAGLRRCGKSSRLRWLNYLRPNIKHGEFSDEDDKVICSLYAKIGSRWSIIAAQLPGRTDNDIKNYWNTKLKKKLMPLVSSPQQIRPFHQTTCHSSISPLQANSSLVSSLYSSISPALSLATTAHKYTSSHFYPTSTATNFPGYETNIISTQSSSFLSTCSCSSGGEKLVSYLNDGVDEKQNSSKFSITNGSTNKYAEEKPSGKGCYEEENQLECSLEEIKQLISTTSIYNNYTNFFLDENRTE; the protein is encoded by the exons ATGGGGAGAGCTCCTTGTTGTGACAAAGAAAATGTGAAAAGAGGGCCATGGTCTCCTGAAGAAGATGCAAAACTAAAAGAGTATATAGACAAATATGGTACTGGTGGAAACTGGATTGCTCTTCCACAAAAAGCTG GGCTGAGAAGATGTGGAAAGAgcagcagattgagatggttaAACTATCTTAGACCCAACATTAAACATGGAGAGTTTTCAGATGAAGACGACAAAGTAATTTGCAGCCTTTATGCTAAGATTGGAAGCAG ATGGTCAATAATAGCTGCTCAGCTACCAGGCAGGACAGACAATGATATCAAGAACTACTGGAATACCAAGCTCAAGAAGAAACTCATGCCTCTTGTCTCTTCACCTCAACAAATTAGGCCATTTCACCAAACTACATGTCATTCATCAATTTCACCTCTTCAAGCTAATTCATCCCTAGTTTCATCACTATATTCTTCTATATCACCAGCTCTTTCATTAGCAACAACAGCTCATAAATATACAAGTAGCCATTTTTATCCCACTTCAACAGCTACAAATTTCCCAGGCTATGAAACCAATATTATATCTACCCAATCAAGCAGTTTCTTGAGTACTTGTAGTTGTTCAAGTGGAGGTGAAAAATTGGTTAGCTATTTAAATGATGGGGTAGATGAGAAACAGAATAGTTCTAAGTTCTCAATTACAAATGGTAGTACTAATAAATATGCTGAAGAAAAGCCAAGTGGAAAGGGTTGTTATGAAGAGGAAAATCAATTAGAGTGTAGTTTGGAGGAGATTAAGCAGCTAATTAGCACTACTAGCATTTATAACAACTACACCAACTTCTTTCTTGATGAAAATAGGACAGAATAA